The Thermodesulfobacteriota bacterium genomic interval GGCTCTTACCTTATCGGCCCAAACTGTCCCGGAATCACGACACCTGATGTTGGTAAGATAGGGTTTATGCCTAACTTCATCCATAAAAAGGGAAATGTAGGTGTTATCTCCCGCAGTGGGACATTGACCTATGAAGTAATTAATATGCTGACGAACCTGGGAGTGGGACAATCCACGTCAGTTGGGATAGGGGGCGACCCTATCGCAGGGTCTACTTTTGTAGATATATTGGAATTATTTGAGGCTGACCCCGAAACCCACCTGGTTACAATTATAGGTGAGATAGGGGGGAATGCAGAGGAAGAAGCCGCAGAGTTTGTTAAAAAGGAGATGAGTAAACCTGTAGTTGGTTTTATAGCCGGTCAGACTGCCCCCCCTGGCAAAAGGATGGGACATGCCGGAGCTATAATATCAGGTGGTAAGGGAACTGCAGCAGAGAAGATGAAGGCGTGGGAAGATGCAGGAATAAATGTCGTGGTTAACCCTGCAGATATAGGG includes:
- the sucD gene encoding succinate--CoA ligase subunit alpha, whose amino-acid sequence is MSILLNEQCRILVQGITGGEGSFHTREAISFGSKVVAGVTPGKGGTDFDCIPIYNRVIDAVEKEGANASGIYVPASFAPDAILEAIEAGIKLIVCMTEGIPALEMVKVKKALKGTGSYLIGPNCPGITTPDVGKIGFMPNFIHKKGNVGVISRSGTLTYEVINMLTNLGVGQSTSVGIGGDPIAGSTFVDILELFEADPETHLVTIIGEIGGNAEEEAAEFVKKEMSKPVVGFIAGQTAPPGKRMGHAGAIISGGKGTAAEKMKAWEDAGINVVVNPADIGKKVVSILNK